Proteins encoded in a region of the Saccharothrix ecbatanensis genome:
- a CDS encoding sensor histidine kinase has product MTTRVNPDIARISGYFLINLVTGIFWFVLLVTLGAVSLGTAVIWVGVPLGVLTMVLARAAASAERAWLGVTLGVDIPSPYRPLPDGLGGRAKALVKDPATWRDLSYWLLMLPLGVIEFSLTVTLWSTVLATVFLPFYVHTLPATWEVDFGEGNVWLIDSFVKALPVSVLGLLLGVIAYRLLKVMARGHAGFARAMLGPSRNSVLSAETQRLSASRARGVEAAEAERRRIERDLHDGAQQRLVSVAMGLGRARSKMESDPDAARDLIEEAHADAKLAISELRDLARGIYPSVLGDRGLDPALSSLAARCPIPVTVDVDVEPRPPTAVESAAYFTVAETLTNIAKHAGATEAHVKVTRTENSVVVEVTDNGRGGAEVRPGGGLAGLADRAATIDGVVVVVSPLGGPTVIRTELPCAW; this is encoded by the coding sequence ATGACGACGCGGGTCAACCCGGACATCGCCCGGATCAGCGGGTACTTCCTGATCAACCTGGTCACCGGGATCTTCTGGTTCGTCCTGCTGGTGACCCTGGGCGCGGTCAGCCTCGGCACCGCGGTGATCTGGGTCGGCGTGCCATTGGGCGTGCTGACGATGGTCCTGGCACGAGCGGCGGCGAGCGCCGAACGGGCGTGGCTGGGCGTCACGCTGGGTGTCGACATCCCGTCGCCCTACCGGCCGCTGCCGGACGGGCTGGGCGGTCGAGCGAAAGCGCTGGTGAAAGACCCGGCGACGTGGCGCGACCTGTCCTACTGGCTCCTGATGCTGCCCTTGGGCGTGATCGAGTTCTCACTCACGGTGACGCTGTGGTCCACCGTCCTGGCCACCGTGTTCCTGCCGTTCTACGTGCACACGCTGCCCGCCACGTGGGAAGTCGACTTCGGCGAAGGCAACGTGTGGCTGATCGACTCGTTCGTCAAGGCCCTCCCGGTGAGCGTGCTGGGCCTGCTGCTCGGCGTCATCGCGTACCGACTGCTCAAGGTCATGGCCAGGGGCCACGCGGGGTTCGCACGGGCCATGCTCGGCCCGTCCCGCAACAGCGTGCTGTCCGCCGAGACGCAGCGGCTGAGCGCCAGCCGTGCGAGGGGCGTGGAAGCGGCCGAGGCGGAGCGCAGGCGTATCGAACGCGACCTGCACGACGGCGCGCAGCAACGCCTGGTGTCGGTGGCCATGGGCCTCGGCCGGGCACGCAGCAAGATGGAGTCCGACCCGGACGCCGCCCGCGACCTGATCGAAGAGGCGCACGCCGACGCCAAGCTGGCCATCTCCGAACTGCGCGACCTGGCCCGCGGCATCTACCCGTCGGTGCTGGGCGACCGCGGCCTCGACCCGGCCCTGTCCTCGCTGGCCGCGCGGTGCCCGATCCCGGTGACCGTGGACGTGGACGTGGAGCCGCGCCCGCCGACAGCCGTGGAGAGCGCCGCGTACTTCACCGTCGCCGAGACGCTGACCAACATCGCCAAGCACGCCGGCGCGACCGAGGCGCACGTCAAGGTGACCCGCACGGAGAACTCCGTGGTGGTCGAGGTCACGGACAACGGCCGCGGCGGCGCCGAGGTGCGTCCGGGAGGTGGCCTCGCGGGCCTCGCGGACCGTGCTGCGACGATTGACGGCGTGGTCGTGGTGGTGAGCCCGCTCGGCGGGCCGACAGTGATCCGGACGGAGCTGCCGTGCGCGTGGTGA
- a CDS encoding glycosyltransferase produces the protein MGKWGVLGATVVLARAAVAIKVWQEVKRLPTSTVDAGPVTVVVPARNEEQTIDRCLSGLRKQDYADLRILVVDDASTDRTAEIVRRHAEEDPRVRLVASSGPPSGWAGKVHALHLGCADVDTDWLLFMDADTEAAPDLVGRLLAGARRDEVDLVSTSGRGTRPSAGWWLLLPPVNQLLFETTTVDGRRGMALAVGHCILVSRAAYERSGGWAAIAGSRADDVGFATLVRDTGGRTRYVDGADSLTTSGMDTFGDMWASMRKSMVAGTSMYAKGPATAFLSLGSTGLAHIAYGAVPLVTALRGSKLGMLALLGQSAAGWIFLRRSRQPQAAAVLAPLSYVVFGAMSLDAAWRALRGTAKWKGRDVRG, from the coding sequence ATGGGGAAATGGGGTGTCCTCGGCGCGACGGTGGTGTTGGCTCGTGCTGCCGTGGCGATCAAGGTGTGGCAAGAGGTCAAGCGACTGCCTACTTCGACGGTCGACGCCGGGCCGGTCACGGTCGTCGTGCCCGCGCGCAACGAGGAGCAAACGATCGACCGCTGCCTCTCCGGCCTGCGCAAACAGGACTACGCGGACCTGCGGATCCTGGTCGTGGACGACGCGTCGACCGACCGCACGGCCGAGATCGTGCGGCGGCACGCGGAGGAAGACCCGAGGGTGCGGCTGGTCGCCAGTTCCGGACCGCCGTCGGGCTGGGCGGGCAAGGTGCACGCGCTGCACCTGGGCTGCGCGGACGTGGACACCGACTGGCTGCTGTTCATGGACGCCGACACCGAGGCCGCGCCCGACCTGGTCGGACGGCTGCTCGCGGGCGCACGGCGGGACGAGGTGGACCTGGTGTCCACGTCCGGCCGCGGGACCAGGCCGAGCGCCGGGTGGTGGCTGCTGCTGCCGCCGGTGAACCAGCTGCTGTTCGAGACGACGACCGTGGACGGTCGGCGCGGGATGGCGTTGGCCGTCGGGCACTGCATCCTGGTCAGCCGTGCGGCGTACGAACGGTCGGGCGGCTGGGCCGCGATCGCCGGGTCCCGCGCGGACGACGTCGGCTTCGCGACGCTGGTCCGCGACACCGGCGGCCGGACGCGGTACGTGGACGGGGCGGACTCGCTGACCACGTCGGGGATGGACACGTTCGGCGACATGTGGGCGTCGATGCGCAAGAGCATGGTCGCCGGCACGTCGATGTACGCGAAGGGACCGGCCACCGCGTTCCTGTCGCTCGGGTCGACAGGTCTCGCGCACATCGCGTACGGGGCGGTGCCGTTGGTGACGGCGCTGCGCGGGTCCAAGCTCGGGATGCTGGCGTTGCTCGGCCAGTCGGCCGCCGGGTGGATCTTCCTGCGGCGCTCCCGACAACCGCAGGCCGCCGCCGTTCTCGCGCCGTTGTCGTACGTGGTGTTCGGCGCCATGTCGTTGGACGCGGCGTGGCGGGCGTTGCGCGGCACCGCGAAGTGGAAGGGCCGGGACGTGCGTGGTTGA
- a CDS encoding MFS transporter, whose protein sequence is MLGSDAKVKARLPSEVWVLVVASFIIALGFGIVAPVLPAYAKSFDVGTFAVSAVVSSFALVRLLFAPMSGRLVNRFGETWVYIVGILIVALGTGACGFATAYWQLIVFRSFAGIGSTMFTVAAVGLLIRITPAALRGRASGLWATGFLLGNIGGPIVGAALVEISIQVPFVTYAGALVVAALVVWWYLRTSTLAALDSSNENAFMPMRAAVRLSAYRAALASGFANGWAVFGVRISLVPLFVVEALRSTPAIAGISLSVFAAGNAAVLMISGKLSDSIGRKPVAIAGLAVSAIGTVWLGFSGDVRMFMVASLVAGIGAGLLNPPQNAVVADVIGAKARGGPVLAGFQMAADCGAIIGPLLAGVLVDQFSYQAAFTLTGAMAAVALVFWVFAPETLPREEETHVAAEVAGESGCLHEGPEVPVGERVAGRPRQPDA, encoded by the coding sequence GTGCTGGGGTCCGATGCGAAGGTCAAGGCACGGCTGCCCAGCGAGGTGTGGGTCCTCGTCGTGGCGAGCTTCATCATCGCCCTCGGCTTCGGCATCGTCGCACCCGTCCTGCCCGCGTACGCCAAGAGCTTCGACGTCGGCACGTTCGCCGTGTCCGCCGTGGTCAGCTCGTTCGCGCTGGTCAGGCTGCTGTTCGCGCCGATGAGCGGCCGGCTGGTGAACCGGTTCGGCGAGACGTGGGTCTACATCGTCGGCATCCTCATCGTGGCGCTCGGCACCGGCGCGTGCGGCTTCGCCACCGCGTACTGGCAGCTCATCGTGTTCCGGTCGTTCGCGGGCATCGGCTCGACCATGTTCACCGTCGCCGCGGTCGGCCTGCTGATCCGGATCACCCCGGCGGCGTTGCGCGGCCGGGCGTCCGGGCTGTGGGCCACCGGGTTCCTGCTCGGCAACATCGGCGGCCCGATCGTCGGCGCGGCGCTGGTGGAGATCTCCATCCAGGTGCCGTTCGTGACGTACGCGGGCGCGTTGGTGGTGGCCGCGCTGGTCGTCTGGTGGTACCTGCGCACGTCCACGCTCGCCGCGTTGGACAGTTCGAACGAGAACGCGTTCATGCCGATGCGCGCGGCCGTGCGGCTGTCGGCGTACCGGGCGGCGTTGGCCTCCGGGTTCGCCAACGGCTGGGCCGTGTTCGGCGTGCGGATCTCGTTGGTGCCGCTGTTCGTGGTCGAGGCGCTGCGCAGCACACCCGCCATCGCGGGCATCTCGCTGTCGGTGTTCGCGGCCGGCAACGCCGCCGTGCTGATGATCTCCGGGAAGCTGTCCGACTCCATCGGCCGCAAGCCGGTCGCCATCGCCGGCCTCGCCGTGTCCGCGATCGGCACGGTGTGGCTCGGCTTCAGCGGCGACGTGCGGATGTTCATGGTGGCGTCGCTCGTCGCGGGCATCGGCGCGGGTCTGCTCAACCCGCCGCAGAACGCCGTCGTGGCCGACGTGATCGGCGCCAAGGCCAGGGGTGGTCCGGTGCTCGCCGGGTTCCAGATGGCCGCCGACTGCGGCGCCATCATCGGCCCGCTGCTCGCCGGTGTGCTGGTGGACCAGTTCTCGTACCAGGCCGCGTTCACCCTGACGGGTGCCATGGCGGCGGTGGCGCTGGTGTTCTGGGTCTTCGCGCCCGAAACCCTGCCGCGAGAGGAAGAGACGCACGTCGCGGCGGAGGTGGCCGGTGAGTCCGGGTGCCTGCACGAGGGGCCCGAGGTGCCGGTCGGCGAGCGCGTGGCGGGACGTCCCCGTCAGCCGGACGCGTGA
- the hrpB gene encoding ATP-dependent helicase HrpB, with protein sequence MGRHWLTSDLPELPDLPIRPVLGEIADTLTAHGSAVLVAPPGTGKTTLVPLALDGRVVVAEPRRLAARAAAARMASLLGEPVGQTVGYSVRGDRKTSKNTRIEVVTSGLLVRRLQHDPELAGVGTVLLDECHERHLDADLLLALLLDARAGLRPDLKLLATSATVAADRLAQLLGDAPVIRVEARTFPVDIAHIPAVRRERVENTVARAIRQALSEVDGDVLAFLPGVAEIRRCAALLGNDVDVLPLHGRLTTTAQDDALRPGARRRVVLSTAIAESSLTVPGVRAVVDSGLSRVSRVDHRRGLSGLATVRVSAAVADQRAGRAGREAPGRVYRCWPAHEHSTLPRYPEPEIRTADLTRLALELACWGVPDGSGLGWWDAPPPGALDAGRTVLRALGALDDSGSATDRGRRMANLGLHPRLARALLDGAAAVGARQAASVVALLDDDRSNSGVELAVRDADPPEVRRLAAMVDDPPTRKASDPALVVALAYPERLARRRSPGSPLYLMAGGTAVELPPGSGLADAEWLAVAIADREPGRTHGRIRLAVRADEELAIKAAASLLTWEDDVRWDGDVVANRLRKLGAITLSSKPLHDREAIRQALTDGLRTEGLGLLRWDADGLRTRERMAFLHRVIGDPWPAVDDESLLAVVDVGDARRKVDLARISGEQVVRRLLPWPAAARFDELAPDRLEVPSGSRVRVDYSGSEPALPVKVQEVFGWTETPRLADGRVPIVLHLLSPAGRPTAVTGDLASFWRTGYPQVRSELRGRYPKHRWPEDPMTARPARR encoded by the coding sequence ATGGGACGACACTGGCTCACCTCGGACCTGCCGGAGCTTCCGGACCTCCCGATCCGACCGGTGCTCGGCGAGATCGCGGACACGCTGACGGCACACGGCTCGGCGGTGCTGGTCGCGCCACCGGGCACCGGCAAGACGACGTTGGTGCCGTTGGCACTGGACGGTCGCGTCGTGGTGGCCGAACCACGTCGCCTCGCCGCACGTGCCGCCGCCGCACGGATGGCGAGCCTGCTCGGCGAACCGGTCGGCCAGACCGTGGGCTATTCGGTGCGGGGAGACCGGAAGACGTCGAAGAACACCCGCATCGAGGTCGTCACGTCCGGTCTGCTGGTGCGGCGGTTGCAGCACGATCCGGAGCTGGCGGGCGTCGGCACGGTGCTGCTGGACGAGTGCCACGAACGGCACCTGGACGCGGACCTGCTGCTGGCGTTGCTGCTCGACGCACGGGCCGGGCTGCGGCCGGACCTGAAGCTGCTGGCCACCTCGGCGACGGTCGCGGCCGACCGGTTGGCGCAGCTCCTCGGTGACGCGCCGGTGATCCGGGTGGAGGCGCGGACGTTCCCGGTGGACATCGCGCACATCCCGGCGGTGCGCCGTGAACGGGTCGAGAACACCGTGGCCCGCGCGATCCGCCAGGCGTTGTCCGAAGTGGACGGTGACGTGCTGGCGTTCCTGCCGGGTGTGGCGGAGATCCGGCGGTGCGCGGCGCTGCTCGGCAACGACGTGGACGTGCTGCCGCTGCACGGTCGGCTCACCACCACCGCGCAGGACGACGCGCTGCGGCCCGGTGCACGACGACGGGTCGTGCTGTCCACCGCGATCGCCGAGTCGAGCCTGACCGTGCCGGGTGTGCGGGCGGTGGTGGACTCGGGGTTGTCGCGCGTCTCCCGCGTCGACCACCGGCGCGGGCTGTCCGGCCTGGCCACGGTCCGCGTCAGTGCCGCCGTCGCCGACCAGCGCGCGGGCCGGGCGGGACGTGAGGCGCCTGGCCGCGTCTACCGGTGCTGGCCCGCGCACGAGCACAGCACGCTCCCCCGCTACCCCGAGCCGGAGATCCGGACCGCCGACCTGACCCGGCTGGCGTTGGAACTGGCGTGCTGGGGCGTGCCGGACGGTTCCGGTCTTGGCTGGTGGGACGCCCCGCCGCCGGGTGCGCTCGACGCTGGCCGGACGGTGCTGCGGGCGCTGGGTGCGTTGGATGACAGCGGCAGCGCCACCGACCGTGGCCGCCGAATGGCGAACCTCGGCTTGCATCCCCGCCTGGCGCGGGCGTTGTTGGACGGCGCGGCGGCCGTAGGCGCACGCCAAGCCGCATCGGTGGTGGCCCTGCTGGACGACGACCGGTCGAACTCCGGCGTCGAGTTGGCGGTCCGCGACGCCGACCCGCCCGAGGTGCGCCGACTGGCCGCGATGGTCGACGACCCGCCGACCAGGAAAGCCTCCGACCCGGCACTCGTGGTCGCCCTCGCGTACCCGGAACGGTTGGCGCGCAGGCGTTCCCCCGGTTCACCGCTGTACCTGATGGCCGGTGGCACAGCCGTGGAACTGCCGCCGGGCAGTGGTCTGGCCGACGCCGAGTGGCTGGCAGTGGCGATCGCCGACCGGGAGCCGGGCCGCACGCACGGTCGGATCAGGTTGGCGGTGCGGGCCGACGAAGAACTCGCCATCAAGGCCGCCGCATCCCTCCTGACATGGGAGGACGACGTTCGGTGGGACGGTGACGTGGTGGCGAACCGGCTGCGCAAGCTGGGCGCGATCACGTTGTCCAGCAAGCCGTTGCACGACCGCGAGGCGATCCGCCAGGCGTTGACGGACGGCCTCCGCACGGAGGGCCTGGGCCTGCTCCGGTGGGATGCGGACGGTCTGCGCACGCGTGAGCGGATGGCCTTCCTGCACCGCGTGATCGGCGATCCGTGGCCGGCGGTGGACGACGAGTCGCTGCTCGCCGTCGTGGACGTGGGTGACGCGCGCCGGAAGGTGGACTTGGCGCGGATCAGCGGCGAGCAGGTCGTCCGCCGGTTGCTGCCATGGCCCGCCGCGGCCCGGTTCGACGAGCTCGCCCCGGACCGGCTGGAGGTGCCTTCGGGTTCACGCGTCCGAGTGGACTACTCGGGGTCCGAGCCCGCGCTGCCGGTGAAGGTCCAGGAGGTCTTCGGGTGGACCGAAACGCCCCGGTTGGCCGATGGACGGGTGCCGATCGTCCTGCACCTGCTGTCCCCCGCGGGCAGGCCGACCGCCGTGACGGGCGACTTGGCGTCGTTCTGGCGGACCGGCTACCCGCAGGTCAGGTCCGAATTGCGGGGCCGCTACCCCAAACACCGCTGGCCCGAGGACCCGATGACCGCGCGCCCCGCCCGCCGCTAG
- a CDS encoding DsbA family protein — MGGAERNARKKKQQQRATTAVSAARGASGDRSKVVIGIVVVAVLAVAVIGGVIWSKSGEKEPLAVPQDVTGVSAPIVREGGAVVVGKDSAKATIDLYEDFLCPACGTFKKAYGDEIKREIEAGTLKVKYHALPFLNKYSDPEGYSRDSANAALCAADEGKFWEYHETLFAKQPEEGGPGHTKEELVKLGTDLGITGDTFKQCVESGAHEADAQAELDAVKAGGNFGGTPTVMQDGKIVDWDDEDWLTNLVK, encoded by the coding sequence GTGGGTGGCGCGGAGCGCAACGCTCGGAAGAAGAAGCAGCAGCAGCGGGCGACGACGGCGGTGAGCGCTGCGCGCGGGGCGTCCGGCGACCGTTCCAAGGTCGTCATCGGGATCGTGGTCGTCGCGGTGCTCGCGGTGGCCGTGATCGGTGGTGTGATCTGGTCCAAGTCCGGCGAGAAAGAACCACTGGCCGTGCCGCAGGACGTCACCGGCGTGTCCGCGCCGATCGTGCGCGAGGGCGGCGCCGTCGTGGTGGGCAAGGACAGCGCCAAGGCCACCATCGACCTGTACGAGGACTTCCTCTGCCCGGCGTGCGGCACGTTCAAGAAGGCCTACGGCGACGAGATCAAGCGGGAGATCGAGGCCGGCACCCTCAAGGTGAAGTACCACGCCCTGCCGTTCCTGAACAAGTACTCCGATCCGGAGGGGTACTCGCGGGACTCGGCGAACGCGGCGCTGTGCGCGGCCGACGAGGGCAAGTTCTGGGAGTACCACGAGACGTTGTTCGCGAAGCAGCCCGAGGAAGGCGGTCCGGGGCACACCAAGGAGGAGTTGGTGAAGCTCGGCACGGACCTCGGGATCACCGGTGACACGTTCAAGCAGTGCGTGGAGAGTGGGGCGCACGAGGCGGACGCGCAGGCCGAGTTGGACGCCGTGAAGGCGGGCGGGAACTTCGGCGGCACGCCGACCGTGATGCAGGACGGCAAGATCGTGGACTGGGACGACGAGGACTGGCTGACCAACCTGGTCAAGTAG
- a CDS encoding response regulator transcription factor, whose amino-acid sequence MRVVIAEDSVLLRVGVQRLLADEGIETVAAVEDGDALLAAIEEHRPDLALVDVRMPPTFTDEGLRAAIEARKRIPNLPVLVLSQYVEERYAVELLAGGANGVGYLLKERVADVADFVAAVRRVADGGTSIDHEVITQLMARSRRNPVDSLTLREREVLGLMAEGLSNGAIAASLVVSDGAVEKHVGNIFAKLGLEPSTSEHRRVRAVLAYLNLG is encoded by the coding sequence GTGCGCGTGGTGATCGCGGAGGACTCGGTCCTCTTGCGGGTGGGCGTGCAGCGCCTGCTGGCCGACGAGGGGATCGAGACGGTCGCGGCGGTGGAGGACGGCGACGCCCTCCTCGCCGCGATCGAGGAACACCGGCCCGACCTGGCCCTGGTGGACGTGCGCATGCCGCCCACGTTCACCGACGAGGGCCTGCGTGCCGCGATCGAGGCCCGCAAGCGCATCCCGAACCTGCCGGTGCTGGTGCTCTCCCAGTACGTGGAGGAGCGGTACGCGGTGGAGCTGCTGGCGGGCGGCGCGAACGGCGTCGGCTACCTGCTCAAGGAGCGGGTAGCCGACGTGGCGGACTTCGTCGCCGCGGTGCGCCGGGTCGCCGACGGCGGCACGAGCATCGACCACGAGGTCATCACGCAGCTCATGGCCCGGTCGCGGCGCAACCCGGTGGACTCGCTCACCCTGCGTGAACGCGAGGTGCTGGGTCTGATGGCGGAAGGTCTCTCGAACGGCGCGATCGCCGCGTCCCTGGTCGTGTCGGACGGCGCGGTGGAGAAGCACGTCGGCAACATCTTCGCCAAGCTCGGCCTCGAACCCAGCACGTCCGAGCACCGCCGCGTCCGGGCCGTGCTCGCGTACCTCAACCTGGGCTGA
- a CDS encoding alpha/beta fold hydrolase, producing the protein MKVLALHGAGGSPADWDPVISALDGAHEIVPLTLEAPWDWDSVLDRIEPHATDNPAVLGMSLGGMVAALWGRRHPECPAVIDIDGHGVPTQPQRYLDPTAVADDIIALRELFQGFGQPELQQAIEELDCFKVFHDVRCPMLLAVATKPMPGQTLFEQYHEGLLRDLPTLPPNIEVVRMDTSHAAAFENPTLVATLIKDYLDRR; encoded by the coding sequence ATGAAGGTGTTGGCACTGCACGGCGCGGGTGGTTCACCGGCCGACTGGGACCCGGTGATCAGCGCCCTCGACGGCGCCCACGAGATCGTCCCGCTGACGCTCGAAGCCCCGTGGGACTGGGACTCCGTCCTGGACCGGATCGAACCACACGCCACCGACAACCCGGCCGTGCTCGGCATGTCGCTGGGCGGCATGGTCGCGGCGTTGTGGGGCAGACGTCACCCGGAATGCCCGGCGGTGATCGACATCGACGGCCACGGCGTCCCCACCCAGCCCCAGCGCTACCTGGACCCGACCGCGGTGGCCGACGACATCATCGCCCTGCGCGAACTCTTCCAGGGCTTCGGCCAACCGGAACTCCAACAGGCGATCGAAGAACTCGACTGCTTCAAGGTCTTCCACGACGTCCGCTGCCCGATGCTGCTGGCCGTCGCCACGAAACCCATGCCAGGCCAAACCCTGTTCGAGCAGTACCACGAAGGCCTGCTCCGAGACCTGCCCACCCTGCCGCCCAACATCGAAGTGGTCCGCATGGACACCTCACACGCCGCAGCCTTCGAAAACCCGACCCTGGTAGCCACCCTGATCAAGGACTACCTCGACCGCCGCTGA
- a CDS encoding GNAT family N-acetyltransferase: MVDPLRDPDDPDLLDPYRARELAGLVEAARLASGAVRYGKVGRVGVAQVVVNRDNPLPGGNHACAVYGSSAEVAGTLMQLEQTFADVGRAEAVLYASPTTVAEIEGIADDTGWHAVEEALAVVHRGEVQRSPLVRAARDTDLEGIAELLADDLGVDGPRLLRHLGQRMDDPRCVFLVVDDGPAGERIGGFASGFGERRVGLVEHAVVRPARRRRGLGGALVSGVVTALREAGALLVASHVAEGGAGERFVEACGFDVGYPVTAYARRVDELLD; encoded by the coding sequence GTGGTTGACCCGCTGCGCGACCCGGACGATCCGGACCTGCTCGACCCGTACCGGGCCCGTGAGCTGGCCGGACTGGTCGAGGCCGCCCGGTTGGCGTCCGGCGCCGTCCGGTACGGCAAGGTCGGCCGGGTCGGCGTGGCGCAGGTCGTGGTGAACCGGGACAACCCGTTGCCCGGCGGCAACCACGCGTGCGCGGTGTACGGGTCGTCGGCCGAGGTCGCGGGCACGTTGATGCAGTTGGAGCAGACGTTCGCCGACGTGGGGCGGGCGGAGGCCGTGCTGTACGCGTCGCCGACGACGGTGGCCGAGATCGAGGGCATCGCCGACGACACCGGGTGGCACGCGGTGGAGGAGGCGCTGGCCGTGGTGCACCGCGGTGAGGTGCAGCGATCGCCTCTCGTGCGTGCGGCGCGGGACACGGACCTCGAAGGCATCGCCGAACTGCTGGCCGACGACCTGGGCGTGGACGGCCCGCGGCTGTTGCGGCACCTCGGGCAGCGGATGGACGACCCGCGATGCGTGTTCCTCGTGGTGGACGACGGTCCGGCGGGCGAACGGATCGGCGGGTTCGCGTCCGGGTTCGGCGAGCGCCGGGTCGGGCTGGTGGAGCACGCGGTCGTGCGGCCGGCACGGCGTCGACGTGGGCTCGGCGGTGCGTTGGTGAGCGGCGTGGTGACGGCGTTGCGCGAGGCAGGGGCGCTGTTGGTGGCCTCGCACGTGGCCGAGGGCGGCGCGGGGGAGCGGTTCGTGGAGGCGTGCGGTTTCGACGTCGGTTATCCGGTAACCGCCTATGCACGCAGGGTCGACGAGCTACTCGATTGA
- a CDS encoding IS4 family transposase translates to MPSARRFTDGISIGVLARVFDRDLVDEVLAETGRRERRSRLLPARVVVYYVLALCLFFDDGYEEVMRKLVDGLRFLGTWRQGWTVPTTGAISQARGRLGEAPLRVLFDRVAVPMAHAGTRGAWFHGWRVMAVDGVVLDLPDTAANVAEFGKKPHKGGQSPFPQVRIMGLGECGTHAIVAAELDSWRVQERGLCERLVAAFEPDMLVLADRGVFSYDLWQRARRSGAQLVWRVRDDVDLPVLGWLPDGSYRSELLPSKVKADLKRGKRSRAPEGSRLPVRVVEYSVTDRGGQPEMIRLVVSIMDREVAPAVELAVLYRQRWEFELTLDEIETHQMPHGRVLRSKSPELVRQEIWALLLTHYAVRALMLEAAEGLGPDDGLDVDGLSFVRSLNAVRRQVTNQAGFSPSPPEERDHRDA, encoded by the coding sequence GTGCCGTCTGCTCGCCGTTTCACCGATGGGATCAGCATCGGTGTGCTGGCCCGTGTGTTCGACCGGGATCTGGTGGACGAGGTGCTCGCGGAAACGGGGCGTCGGGAGAGGCGGTCGCGTCTGCTGCCCGCGCGGGTGGTCGTCTACTACGTGCTGGCGCTGTGCCTGTTCTTCGATGACGGTTACGAAGAGGTGATGCGCAAGCTGGTCGACGGTCTGCGGTTTCTGGGCACGTGGCGGCAGGGGTGGACGGTGCCCACGACGGGGGCGATCTCCCAGGCGCGGGGGCGGTTGGGCGAGGCGCCGCTGCGGGTGCTGTTCGACCGGGTGGCGGTGCCGATGGCCCATGCCGGAACGCGGGGGGCGTGGTTTCACGGGTGGCGGGTGATGGCGGTCGACGGTGTCGTGCTGGACTTGCCCGACACGGCGGCCAACGTGGCCGAGTTCGGCAAGAAGCCGCACAAGGGCGGGCAGAGCCCGTTTCCGCAGGTGCGGATCATGGGGCTGGGCGAGTGCGGCACGCATGCGATCGTGGCGGCGGAGTTGGATTCCTGGCGGGTGCAGGAACGCGGCTTGTGCGAGCGGTTGGTGGCGGCGTTCGAGCCGGACATGCTGGTGCTGGCCGATCGCGGTGTGTTCTCCTACGACTTGTGGCAGCGGGCGCGCCGGAGCGGGGCGCAATTGGTGTGGCGGGTCCGTGACGATGTGGACCTGCCGGTGTTGGGGTGGCTTCCCGACGGGTCCTACCGCAGTGAGCTGCTGCCCTCGAAGGTCAAGGCGGACCTGAAGCGGGGCAAGCGGTCGCGGGCGCCGGAGGGGTCGCGGTTGCCGGTGCGGGTGGTGGAGTACTCGGTGACCGACCGCGGCGGGCAGCCCGAGATGATCCGCCTGGTGGTGTCGATCATGGATCGCGAGGTGGCGCCGGCGGTGGAGTTGGCGGTGCTGTATCGGCAGCGGTGGGAGTTCGAGCTGACCCTGGACGAGATCGAGACCCATCAGATGCCGCATGGCAGGGTGCTGCGGTCGAAGTCCCCGGAGTTGGTCCGGCAGGAGATCTGGGCGTTGCTGCTGACCCACTACGCGGTGCGGGCGTTGATGTTGGAGGCCGCCGAGGGCCTCGGTCCGGACGACGGGCTCGACGTCGACGGGTTGTCCTTCGTCCGAAGTCTCAACGCTGTGCGCCGCCAGGTCACCAACCAGGCGGGTTTTTCCCCCTCACCGCCTGAAGAACGCGATCATCGAGACGCTTGA